Within the Enoplosus armatus isolate fEnoArm2 chromosome 9, fEnoArm2.hap1, whole genome shotgun sequence genome, the region GTAATCTTTTAAGGGCTATTAagtgttttacatttcaaatcaCTGTTGTCTCATAAGCTtaaaataaaccacattttATTGGTGAAATAGATCTGTAAGAAAAACTTTAAGGAAGCCATTCACTCCTCAAATGATCAGAGGTATAATACTGTAGTGGACCACAATATCCAATCAACACCATCTTGGTACCTGTTATAGTCAAGTGATGGACAGCTGATGATGTTCTCCCAGTTATAATATTCTTCGCTTGACAGGTGTAGTTGCCACCATCGGAAGGTTCAAGGTAGTCTTTAGTGAACACAGAAgagttgtgtgtctctgtcccaTTCAGTATCCAGGTGTAACTAGCAGATGGTTTGGACTCAGCAGAGCAGCTTAATGTTAAGGTCTGTTCAATATATATCTCACTTGGACCTGTGATTTGAACAGTCTCCGGTCCGTCTTAAACACAGATAGTTGGACAGTTCTTAGTAGTGCACTGTTAATAATGCCACtcatcattttgtaaatgtgtaacagTAAATGTGCACTGTACAGTTTGTTACTTACAGTTTACATCCATGGTGTATCTAGCTTCCTCAGTCTTGATGGGGTTACTGATTTTACAGGAATATTCTCCACTGTCGTTTCTGTTCAGACTGTTAAAAAACAGCCCTCTGTCCTCGTCGTAAAGTATGATGTCGGCAGCCAGAGTCAAGTCGGAGCCGTCCTTCGTCCACTTTCTGGTAAAGACAGAGCCAGCAGCATCGCAGGTTAGGTTGACTGAGTTTCCCTCAATCGGATGggttgatgatgatgtgagAGAAGCATCTGATATTTTCTCTGTTGGGCAAAAGATCATggatttaatgtaaaaaaacatgGGAACAAAAGTAACAGTTCATCCTTGTAAGGGGCAAACATTATAACTACTTCCCCCCCGAAATATGTATATAACATGCCAAGTGTCTGACACTCACAATTATTTCAACACTTTCGGACGACCTATACCTCAGCCATATCATCCATGTATGAACTTCTTAATTGCAACTTACCCAGTACAGAGACAACTGAGGGCTGAGATGTTTCatatctctttgttttgttgttaaaggcctgacagctgtagttaccaCTCTGACTCTCCTGAATGTTCATCAGACTGAGCTCTGGTCCAGAATCAGACTGCAGGTCTCCATTCAGAAACCAGTAAAACAGGGCAGCAGGTCTGGAGTCAGCTGAGCAGATCAGGCTGATGTTTGATCCTTCCTCATAGTATTCTTGTTGTGCAGATATCttcaaattaatattttctggGCCATCTACAGTGTGCGGCATTTAGggagtaaaaaacaacaaaattcactaaaaagtaaaataataatgttagCAGAAAATGCCACATGGCATATAGCTTAGCTCGGTGTGAAGCCTCATTACACCATCAACTGAAACTCAAATATGCTGCATTGAAGCTGCATGTAAACAGTAAAGTGCAAGCTGCATGCATATAGTGCAAGATGAATATTATGCACATGTAGGTTAGTAACTCACAGCTGATGGAGAGGTTTACTGGATCACTGGTGCCATTGCTTACAAGATTGAACACGTGACACTTGAATGGTCCCTGGTCATAGCGGGTCACATTGACTATAGTGAGAGTGGAGCCTCCATCAGTGAGCTGAACTCTGTCACTTTCTCTAATCTCAGAGCTGCCGTTAagccagaggaaagagagggaggatccagaggaggagcaggacagACGGACGGAGCTGTTGAACTCCACCAAGTCTGCAGTGTTTGAAGTTACCACAACATTGGCAACAGGCGCTATGGGTGGAAAAACACAGGGATTTGATACTTGCCACCTTTCTTACCTAAGAAAGGGAACATAGTTCagttgaagagagagagaatgggaatGAGTCCCATTGTCATGATGCTGTGATGAGTAATAAAGACTAGATGTTCAAGGTTTGTATTTGAGTTGGACAATTACATGTAGTCAGGAGAATGTGGACTTGAGACTTGAGACCACATTCACCATATTAGTGAATATTAGTGTTAGCCTAATAATCACTCCAAAACAATGTGAGTTTACATTTTAGAATTTACATAGTGATTGTTTAAACTACGATTGTCCTCAAGTTATATTTACTTGCAGCAACCTTTGCTGTGCTACTGGCCACTCCAGAAAGTAATTTGGTACGAcctcaaacatttttcattctgaCACCTCTCAGTTGTCTCTGTATGCGCAAAAATTGCAGAAGTATCTTGAATGTaaaggtatgtatgtattgtgtctttttgttctACAAAGGTTTAGTACATCCTTTTTATACTTAATAACGTTTTATCTGATACTATCACAGGTACCTAAAACCCATCTTTTTTATCCACATTACTTTGTACAAAACCTTTTATTCAAACTTACCCAGTACAATTACAGCTGAAGGCAGAGATGTTTCATATCTgcctgttttgttgttaaagGCCTGACAGCTGTGGTTAGCGCTCTGACTCTCCTGAATGTTCAGCAGTCTGAGATCTGGTCCAGTATCAGACTGCAGGACTCCATTCAGAAGCCACGTAAACTGGGCAGGAGGTTTGGATACAGCTGAGCAAGACAGGCTGATGTTTGACCCTTCCCCAAAGTATTCCTGTGGTGGAGATATcttcaaatgtgtattttctggGCCAACTGAATGTAGGGGGAAAatcaacagcaaaaaaacaaaaattatcACCAAAATGTGAAGCTAGcagcattaaaaataaaaaggcataCGACATGCAGCTTGACTCATTGTGATGCATTATAAGTGATTAGTATGTACAACTAATCACTTATAATTagtcaccagaaaaaaaagagacctcTGTACAATGTAATGTAACTGAACTGCCCTGCAATAAACACTTTCTACATGAAACGGACTTTATAATGATTTAATTGACACTGTGCTGTAGGTTACAGTGACATTCTACTGGATTCCATAAGGTAGAAAAATGTgcttctaatattttgtccaaccCATGGGGGAACAAACGAGGAAAACAAACTCCTTACTAAACTGTGACAATAATCTAAACTATCTCTGATGTTTGCATGCAGGTGTTGTCAGATAAAGTACTGAGCATGTAGGTTAGTAACTCACAGCTGATGGAGATGTTTACTGGATCACTGGTGCCATCACTGACAGGATTGAACACGTGACACCTGAGCAGCCCCTGGTCATAGCGGGTCACATTGACTATAGTGAGATTGGAGCCTCCATCAGTGAGCTGAACTCTGTCACCTTCTTTAATCTCAGAGCTGCCGTTcagccagaggaaagagagggaggatccagaggaggagcaggacagATGGACGGAGCTGTTGAACTCCACCAAGTCTGTGGTGCTGGCAGTTACCATTACATTAGAGACTGGCACTGTGGgtgaaaaacataacaaaagtaCAGTagaggaaaacactgcagtggCTGGGAATAAATCCCATGTTTATCATGGCATGTTGAAAGTTTACACTAGCTCCCACCACTACAAGAAAGCAATATTTTCTCGCAAATTATGTGTTGAACGATACACAGACCAAAAAGGCTGTTTGGGGTGTTCACAAAATGCTTTGCACATCAGGgaaattctgtttttgttgtgtcaAACAGGCATTGATTTAACGCAGTCGTATTTTTGGAGATTGCTCTTTAGAGTCGattttcaatataatgcagtctaATTTAACACCAGTTAGTATGTATGACCTTAAAACTCTTATCAATGTCTCTCTGATACAGTCACAACAAGTGCTGAACATATACAGGGTTACCTAAAAAACTGCAAATGTAAGCGCATCCATTACATGTTTAACATTCATATCAGCACTTATAGTCATACCAGTAAAAATAAGGATATTACTCGGCATCAATGGCCAAGTGAAGTTATTAAAATCTCAGATATGATGcagttattataattatttgaaACTATTAGAAAAGAGCACAGGCAAAACAATTTCCAGAACCTTTTTGAACATTGGTAGAAATTGCATGTTAAAGTAAGACCTCCATCGCCCGTAGTAAGAAGCTAAATGAGAAATGTGGTTTTCAGGATCTTTTGTATGTATGTCTATAATTATTATGTAATAACATAATCTGAATTCTGTTCTGTCTGGTATGTTTTGAAATTACTGAACAcctaaaaacaattatttattcatttttcagttGCTATGCATAATCTCCAATCATCACTGAAGGAGATgcaacatgtcaaacatttgctcacCATAAACTCGCAGTGTGGTGGTTCCTTCCATCTGTCTTCCTCCGTGTGGTATGATGGTAACTCTGTATTGTCCTGTGTCATTAAGATCCACATTCCTGAGCTCCAGAGATCCAGTAGAGGCGAAGAGGGTGATCCTGCCTTCATACTCTGGTTCAGTTAAGTTTAGAACATTTGAATTGATTATATCTCTTACACCAAATTTCCAGCTCACTGATATAAATGGTTTTTCTGGTGGAGTCAGTGTTGTGGTGAACATCACGGTCTCTCCCACAGATGCATTCAGAGGACCGTCTGGCAACAAACCAGCTCCTTTGGTTAAACCTGGAGGAGATGGTTACAGCCTTGATCATAAtccaacagaaaaagacacaaacagataaGTGCCGCCTGGCTCATGAGTCTCTTCATAGTTTAAGTTGTCATCTTTTCCATAATACATTGGTATAATTGTCTATTtattgaaaagaaacaaacaataatgaagAGAAGGTGGTTTAATCATAAGCATTTGAGGCAGATGACATTTTTGGCCAGCAGCTTAGTTTTAGACCACATTATGGAAATCAAGTCTGGGTCTAAGTGACCCAGATATATCAAAACAGACAACCAATACAGTATAAAGCATCTTAATCTGTCAAGATTTTGATTAATACTAcctttttttatctattttttcttttttcttgtggtTTCTTCCTAAACCACAGGCACTATGGCTAACTTTAAATAAATTCCTTGTTTCAGcattttttaaagttatttttagtaGTTAAACATGAGGTCTGCTTTCCATGCCGCTATACAGAGTTACAAAAGCATGGCTAGCAGACCTCAAGATCCTGTACCCTTGATCATTAGCTAAAGCCCTTCCCAACAACATTTCAACAATTGATTTTTAAAGTTTAGACAGCGGAGGACATTCAAACGTCTTACCTGTAAAAGCCACAGAGACAATAAAAAGTAAAGGTAATATATCCATTGATCTGTCTTTGTGAGATATAAACAGCTGAGGAAATATCCACCATCAAACTTTGACTGTCTTAATAGATGTGAGCCTCCGGCAGCTCTAATTATATGACTCAGTAAGCTTCGTGTTAAGTTCACAGACTGTTCAAACTGTCTGGATAATGAGGCAAACCCACTGGATCTGCAGTCATGACCTGAAGCTGCAAGACTTTGCCCTCTTGtggtgtgattgtgtttgtatAGGCATAGAGATGGATCATGAAAAGATGTAATGTGGTAGTAATAATCCCACAGGCCAAATGTGATACTGAGTTAGTAAAGAGGATATATTTGGTTAGGCTATTTAAGTTTCACTGAAGCAGTTCAAGACACTTTCAAAAGCTTTTCACACAAACTTCGTGCTTAGCATAGTTATTAACCTGTAATATGCATGCAGCAAAAGTTCCACACAGTTTATGCATCATATTATGAGGCTGTATATAGGCACAggagtgctttgagctaaatgctaacatcagcatgctgatAACTTACCAAGACAATGCTAACTATGCAATAGACGTTGTGTGAACAGAATAGACAGAATAGACCAGCATAAGAAAATTACACTAAGGACAATCATGAAGACAGAATTATTAATAGATTTAAACATGAAGAATGGATCCAAACATCTGGAAAGAGGCACCAACAGccaggggaggaagagagagaaagggggggggtcCCAGTATGGCCGGTGGTCCAACACTGAGAAgcctgagagaaaagagaggacaagAAGGAGAAactagggagagagagagagagagagagagagagagagagagataggcaCACATCTGTACTtgtgggacacaaacaaacagagggttaCAGAGATGCAGTGGTTGTCAGAAAGTGTCAGAAATATTCTCGTTGGCAGGACAAACATAGATGGACTATATGTTCTAGGCTTAATAGATTCATTGAGACTGATGCTGACATGCAGGAAGGGTAATGGTAACAGGTAGAAGGCCTGAATCAATGAAAAAGCAACTAACTGAAAGTTAAGGCGAAAACATGAGTTTTAAGTTTCAGTGTCAATGCCTCAACAGAGTCCAACTGTCTGATGTCAGCAGGAAGGTTATTCCAGAGGAAGGGGGCACGATAGGAAAAgcccctgcagccagctgacttcTTATAACTCTGGGGACGGACAGGAGGAAGATGGAATTTAAGGTTTAATGAGATCAgacctcttgtctctctctctctctctctctctctctctcgcttgtgtgcatgttgtcattgtctctctctctctctctgtgtgtcttgcCATCAGGAACATGAGGGGATGAAAGTCTGACTGAGACACCTCGCTATAAAATGCAGAACAAATCCATAGTAAGACCACTCTGAATAAACTTCTGTTGTGTCATGTCAAACTGTGATAGTTGTTCCTATTAGgacattgaaaaaaatataactcatactgttttgttgtgtaCATTGTTAATAATCAACAAGGTGGACCTTGCTGAGGTATGATGGGAAAACCCCAATTGCACAGTACTTCCCTGTACTACCTTCATATATTGAAATCAGCTGTATGCTGAAATTAACAAATTGTAAGTCAAGTGAGTGAGCGTGAGTCTCTTTTCTCTCGTCATATTTTATGTTGCGGcagatgaaatggaaatagCTCTGATACATATTATCATCCTGGGAGTCATTTCAGGTGAGCTCTTAACACTTGATACAGCAGATAAAAGCATGTATTTATTCCTTATTTCTCAAAATATAACCATTAATTATTGATGCTCAACAGCGTCAGATTACAAACTGACCTGTAACCATCTCCTCCAGGTTTAACCAAAGGAGCTGGTTTGTTGCCAGACGGTCCTCTGAATGCATCTGTGGGAGAGACCGTGACGTTCACCACAACACTGACTCCACCAGAAAAACCATTTATATCAGTGAGCTGGAAATTTGGTGATAGAGATATAATCAATTCAAATGTTGTAAGCTTTATTGAACCAGAGTATGAAGGCAGAATCACCCTCTTCACCTCTACTGGATCTCTGGAGCTCAGGAATGTGGATCTTAATGACACAGGACAATACAGAGTTACCATCATACCACACGGAGGAAGACAGATGGAAGGAACCACCACACTGCGAGTTTATGgtgagcaaatgtttgacatgttgcATCTCCTTCAGTGCTGAATGGAGATTATGCATAGCAAGAgagaagtaaataaatatttgtgttaAGGTGTTCAGTAATTTCAAAACATACCAGACAGAACAGAATTCAGATTATGTTATTACATAATAATTATAGACATACATACAAAAGATCCTGAAAACCACATTTCTCATTTAGCTTCTTACTACGGGCGATGGAGGTCTTACTTTAACATGCAATTTCTACCAATGTTCAAAAAGGTTCTGGAAATTGTTTTGCCTGTGCTCTTTTCTTTGGTTTGAAGTGGTGGACGAGGTGATGTAATATAGTGGAACACAGTATGTAAAGTGTCCAAGTCTTATAATAACTGCATCATATCTGAGATTTGAATAATTTCACTTGGCCCAGTGATGCCAAGCAATATCCTTATTTTTACTGGTATGACtattttgcagtttgttttggtaCACCTACAGTATATAGTCTGTACATGTTTAGCACTTGTTGAGACTGTATCAGAGAGATTGATGAAAGTTTTAAGGCCATCCATACTAACTGGTGTCAAATTAAACTGCAATACAAAAATACGACTGCGTTAAATCAATGCCCGTTTGACACAATATCAACAACAATGGAATTTCCCTCTGATGTGCAAAGCATTTTGTGAACACCCCAAATTTCCTTTTTGATCTGTGCATCATTGTCATCCACTAATATGTGAGACTTGTGTGTGCAGCCACGAATACTCAGCATGCCATGATAAACATGGGATTCATTCCCAGCCACTGCAGTGTTTCCCTCTACTGtacatttgttatgtttttcacCCACAGTGCCAGTCTCTAATGTAATGGTAACTGCCAGCACCACAGACTTGGTGGAGTTCAACAGCTCCGTCCGTctgtcctgctcctcctctggatcctctctctctttcctctggctgAACGGCAGCTCTGAGATTACAGAAAGTGACAGAGTTCAGCTCACTGATGGAGGCTCCAATCTCACTATAGTCAATGTGACCCGCTATTACCAGGGGCTGCTCAGGTTGTTGATATTTTATACAGCGTcaaaaaaatgctgtttctcCAAGTTTGTATTTATGGCAGGGCTGTTGTGTTGGATTGGAGTTCATTGATGGCGTTCACTGATGGAGCTGGCGCTTTGGTGTATAAGGATGCAGTTCTGCATTTGAAAAATGAGCAGAGCAGTTACAAGCCTTCACACAGAATCAAACTGTGTGCCCTAAACCTTTCTGTTTTTGCTCAAGCTCTTAACAtgatgttgttgtgatgttgttttcCCCCCTACATTCAGATGGcccagaaaatatatatttgaagaTATCTCCACAACAAGAATACAATGAGGAAGGTTTAAACATAATCCTGATCTGCTCAGCTGTCTCCAGACCTGCTGTCCAGTTCTACTGGTTTCTGAATGGAGTCCTGCTGTCTGATACTGGACCAGAGCTCAGACTGATGAACATTCAGGAGAGTCAGAGCGGTAACTACAGTTTGTACTGGGACCGTCAGTTTACTGGTATTTTGttctacaaaaaaaaggtgctAAAATTCATCTCACAGGTGCTAAAATGAACAATAACCAACTTATATACAGTTTATTAATACACATTGGTGTATTACATCATTAATTCTACTGTTGTAATAACACTACAAATATCTCTTTTTCAGACGGAccagaaaatgttcaaatcacAGGTCCAAGTGAGATAGAAGAGAAACAAACTTTACCATTAACCTGCTCTGCTGCGTCCACACCACCTGCAACTCACACCTGGAGCCTGAGGGGGACAGAGATCCACAACTCTGCTGTGTTCACTAAAGACGTCACTGAACCCTCAGACTGTGGCGACTACACCTGTCAAGTGATGAATAATATAACTGGGAGAACATCATCACCAGTGGTACATGGATTGACTGTCAAAGATAAAGTTCAGGTTTTTGGTGACAGTAGATTGGAATGcattaatattttgtatttaccatgacatactgtaaatactactcatcagctgtgtttgtgagtttccaaaatgtctctgttttatttcatgcgTCCCAGTGAAATCACCCAGAGGTCTTTCAACTGGTGCTATAGCTGGAATAACAATAATCACATGTTTCATAGCTGCTGTTGGAGCTGTTGGAGGGTTCCATATTTATAGAAAGACGGGAGTGAAAAATAACCTTCTTAATATCACTAGTCAGACATTTCTCTTAATATTCTTCAGGAATTGTATGTTAATTTTGTAGAGTGAAGTGGTAATTGACTGGTAACTGATTTTAGCTTTTAGCCCCAATTAACTTTAACCATTGAACATTATACATAACATTATACATTAAAC harbors:
- the LOC139290114 gene encoding cell adhesion molecule CEACAM5-like, producing MDILPLLFIVSVAFTGLTKGAGLLPDGPLNASVGETVMFTTTLTPPEKPFISVSWKFGVRDIINSNVLNLTEPEYEGRITLFASTGSLELRNVDLNDTGQYRVTIIPHGGRQMEGTTTLRVYVPVSNVMVTASTTDLVEFNSSVHLSCSSSGSSLSFLWLNGSSEIKEGDRVQLTDGGSNLTIVNVTRYDQGLLRCHVFNPVSDGTSDPVNISISFGPENTHLKISPPQEYFGEGSNISLSCSAVSKPPAQFTWLLNGVLQSDTGPDLRLLNIQESQSANHSCQAFNNKTGRYETSLPSAVIVLAPVANVVVTSNTADLVEFNSSVRLSCSSSGSSLSFLWLNGSSEIRESDRVQLTDGGSTLTIVNVTRYDQGPFKCHVFNLVSNGTSDPVNLSISYGPENINLKISAQQEYYEEGSNISLICSADSRPAALFYWFLNGDLQSDSGPELSLMNIQESQSGNYSCQAFNNKTKRYETSQPSVVSVLEKISDASLTSSSTHPIEGNSVNLTCDAAGSVFTRKWTKDGSDLTLAADIILYDEDRGLFFNSLNRNDSGEYSCKISNPIKTEEARYTMDVNCETPYCLAGCIAGIVIACLVVCGAVGGVGGYYFYKNNKKMKTSSNRNTSTITGDEGQYNTGYSGSQELNYADIRFFQNKDGRTVQFGLQNNSSEYAQVQVNNRPPVASSPPTYDAHMQRIKADSLA